A window of the Candidatus Dormiibacterota bacterium genome harbors these coding sequences:
- a CDS encoding LuxR C-terminal-related transcriptional regulator → MKRESEARPASPAGSERGPHLLGRIAELLRLEQFGGAAAAGRGSALAIVGEPGMGKTSLLESAIWAGDLRLLRALGVEAEMGLPYACLHQLLQPIIQLRGDLPPRQKEVLGVALGLDEGAQPDPFVVALAALGLLNAAAAERPVLCVVDDLHWADAASRAAVLFVARRLNATPISLLLTVRRDEWAAIGERSLPTIDLGELDLSAAIDLITREAGPGVMPDVARRLHEATGGNPLALIEVVRLLQPGQLRGWKPLPNPLPLTRRVEQAFASRIEDLATDTRTLLLAIAADGSGKLHTILRAAEILGVDPAVLDAAIANGLLQVGGGDVRFSHPLIATLVYGRATVEDRKQVHSALAELTKAGDPDRHAWHLSAAAVRPDHAVADALAQAAKRAAGRGAFVEAVSAFERAAELSTEASTRASMLYDAAQAAWMGGQPRAAKDLLDRARRASPTIVAGTEVEALRGVIELSVGDAHRAYRVLVAAANEVRTHDPERALELLALASEAASLALDYPSEIELGRMVAGWEVGDNPKLQVLREALIGFGDRSAGDLEGSMGHLRHAIELAQSLDEPQTLLTAGRAADWAGDDDRSYRFHLAIVEMANERGSLSHVPIAGARLALAEIISGNLAGGSITAGDTVRLAQETGQAELASHPRLWLALVHAMQGNGDLVDKHLMEAFGTAGPRSRELVHDAASWIRSVLALGEGRADDAMSLLEPITHPVIQTFSSLDRFEAAAATGNGRGLDWLAIWARFAESSGAACALARLSHGRAILGSDPQAAEQNLLTALTYHAASRRPFELARTQLALGSLLRRHRERGRSREYLRGALQRFEGLGAVRWAERARAELRATGETVSRGGRPPIEQLTRQELRIAQAVGEGRSNRDIASTLFLSPRTVDFHLRNVFSKLGISSRTELAGMAARGKLLPLAEPTGSPGQAAMSGLPAEIGPR, encoded by the coding sequence ATGAAGAGGGAGTCGGAAGCGCGTCCGGCCAGCCCCGCTGGTAGTGAGCGAGGGCCCCATCTGCTCGGCCGCATTGCCGAGCTGCTCCGGCTCGAGCAGTTCGGGGGAGCGGCGGCTGCCGGCCGTGGCTCAGCCCTTGCGATCGTCGGTGAGCCGGGCATGGGCAAGACGTCGCTCCTCGAGAGCGCGATCTGGGCAGGCGACCTCCGACTCCTCCGAGCGCTGGGCGTCGAAGCCGAGATGGGCTTGCCGTACGCCTGCTTGCATCAACTGCTCCAGCCGATCATCCAACTTCGCGGCGACCTCCCGCCACGCCAAAAAGAGGTGCTCGGGGTTGCACTCGGTCTCGACGAAGGTGCCCAGCCGGACCCGTTCGTCGTCGCTCTCGCCGCTCTCGGGCTGCTTAATGCGGCCGCGGCGGAGCGGCCCGTCCTGTGCGTGGTTGATGACCTTCACTGGGCCGATGCCGCATCGCGCGCCGCAGTGCTGTTCGTTGCTCGGCGCCTTAATGCCACGCCCATCTCGCTGCTGCTAACAGTGCGACGGGATGAATGGGCGGCGATCGGTGAGCGGAGCCTGCCCACGATCGACCTCGGTGAGCTCGACCTCTCGGCGGCCATCGACCTCATCACCCGCGAGGCCGGTCCGGGAGTGATGCCAGACGTCGCCCGGAGATTGCACGAGGCGACTGGTGGCAACCCACTCGCCTTGATCGAGGTCGTGCGGCTTCTTCAACCTGGTCAGCTCCGCGGATGGAAACCGCTGCCCAATCCACTGCCATTAACCCGTCGGGTGGAGCAAGCGTTTGCCTCGCGGATCGAGGACCTGGCAACTGATACCCGCACCCTCCTTCTGGCGATCGCCGCGGACGGTTCGGGTAAGCTGCACACGATCCTACGAGCGGCCGAGATCCTCGGTGTCGATCCGGCCGTCCTCGACGCCGCGATCGCCAATGGGCTCCTCCAGGTTGGCGGCGGCGACGTCCGTTTCAGCCATCCATTGATCGCAACGCTCGTGTACGGACGCGCGACCGTCGAGGATCGCAAACAGGTCCACAGCGCCCTCGCCGAGCTGACCAAAGCCGGGGACCCCGATCGTCATGCGTGGCACCTTTCCGCCGCAGCCGTCCGTCCGGATCACGCCGTGGCTGACGCACTCGCCCAGGCGGCCAAGCGCGCCGCGGGCCGAGGCGCGTTTGTCGAGGCGGTCAGCGCGTTCGAGCGTGCCGCGGAGCTATCGACCGAGGCGTCTACCCGAGCGTCCATGTTGTACGACGCCGCGCAAGCGGCCTGGATGGGCGGCCAGCCGCGCGCGGCGAAGGACTTGCTGGATCGTGCGCGAAGGGCCTCGCCGACGATCGTTGCCGGCACGGAGGTGGAGGCGCTCCGCGGCGTCATCGAACTCAGCGTCGGCGACGCCCATCGTGCCTACCGCGTCCTCGTCGCCGCCGCGAACGAGGTCCGAACGCACGATCCGGAGCGGGCCCTCGAGCTCCTCGCTCTCGCCAGTGAGGCCGCGTCCCTCGCCCTCGACTACCCGAGTGAGATCGAGCTTGGTCGAATGGTGGCGGGCTGGGAGGTCGGTGACAATCCGAAGCTGCAGGTTCTGCGCGAAGCCCTGATCGGCTTCGGCGATCGATCGGCCGGCGACCTCGAGGGCAGCATGGGCCATCTGCGCCATGCCATCGAACTGGCGCAGAGTCTTGACGAGCCCCAAACCCTGCTGACGGCCGGGCGAGCGGCGGATTGGGCAGGTGACGACGACCGGTCGTACCGCTTCCATCTGGCCATCGTGGAGATGGCCAACGAGCGCGGCTCTCTGTCCCACGTCCCGATCGCCGGCGCGCGGCTGGCGCTCGCCGAAATCATTTCCGGGAACCTCGCCGGGGGATCGATCACCGCCGGCGATACCGTTCGACTGGCGCAGGAGACCGGCCAGGCAGAGCTCGCTTCGCACCCCCGGCTCTGGCTCGCGCTGGTTCATGCCATGCAAGGCAACGGGGACCTTGTTGATAAGCACCTGATGGAGGCCTTCGGAACTGCAGGTCCGCGCTCACGGGAGTTGGTGCACGACGCAGCAAGTTGGATCCGCAGCGTCCTCGCGCTGGGCGAAGGCCGCGCCGATGACGCGATGAGCCTGCTTGAGCCCATCACGCATCCCGTGATCCAGACCTTCTCATCGCTCGACCGTTTCGAGGCTGCGGCGGCCACCGGCAATGGCCGCGGACTCGATTGGCTAGCGATTTGGGCCCGCTTCGCCGAGTCGAGCGGTGCCGCGTGCGCCCTGGCGCGTCTCTCTCACGGCCGAGCAATCCTCGGTTCGGACCCCCAGGCTGCTGAGCAGAACCTGTTGACGGCTCTTACGTACCACGCCGCTTCCCGACGGCCGTTCGAATTGGCACGCACGCAGCTGGCTCTCGGCTCGCTCCTCCGGCGCCATCGTGAGCGCGGGCGGTCGAGGGAGTATCTGCGCGGGGCACTGCAGCGGTTTGAGGGGCTCGGCGCGGTTCGCTGGGCCGAGCGCGCGCGCGCGGAGCTTCGCGCCACGGGCGAGACCGTTAGCCGGGGAGGACGTCCCCCAATCGAGCAGCTAACCCGTCAAGAGCTCCGAATCGCCCAGGCCGTGGGTGAAGGGCGCTCCAACCGCGACATCGCCAGCACCCTTTTCTTGTCACCGCGCACAGTCGACTTCCATCTGCGCAACGTCTTCTCGAAGCTCGGCATCAGCTCGCGGACCGAACTGGCCGGAATGGCTGCGCGCGGCAAGCTCTTGCCTCTTGCCGAGCCGACAGGCTCGCCTGGACAGGCGGCCATGTCCGGGCTGCCAGCAGAGATCGGACCGCGATGA
- a CDS encoding C39 family peptidase — MRALAVLAMVFVLSGCGAAPSGSPLPAATPTPSMPSAAALTALADQVFPLNTTFGYYVECINLKENGAARPGGNDYSGCPITDALRARMVATQAHFCPCEQNPSVDRAINVTPVAGGGIASVRLYHGNVHAELVILSVNGRLLVDDLPAKGDAENGTSTPITFQDKPSSTASPTAQPSVLPGSRVLIVPWYHQAFALSCESASLRMALAYQGIATTDAAVLNIIGSDLRPPTFDNAGMHWGDPFATFVGNVSGSEIALTGYGTYYPTIARAAGVLGGRVLRAGQGIPPADVYAAVLTGHPVVTWVTYKWVIQHRRDYTAFDGRKVAYAGPGEHAVVVVGVTPTRVLINNPESGPEWISKSTFEPVYATYDDMSVILA; from the coding sequence ATGAGGGCCTTGGCCGTCCTGGCGATGGTCTTTGTGCTGAGCGGGTGCGGAGCGGCGCCGTCAGGCAGTCCCCTGCCGGCGGCGACGCCTACCCCCTCCATGCCAAGCGCGGCTGCGCTAACGGCGCTGGCCGATCAAGTCTTCCCGCTGAATACGACGTTTGGCTACTACGTCGAGTGCATCAACCTCAAGGAGAACGGCGCCGCGCGGCCCGGTGGTAACGACTACTCGGGGTGCCCAATAACCGACGCCCTGCGCGCCCGAATGGTGGCGACGCAGGCGCACTTTTGTCCCTGCGAGCAGAATCCGTCGGTCGACCGGGCGATCAACGTTACGCCCGTAGCTGGGGGCGGCATCGCCTCGGTACGCCTCTACCACGGCAACGTCCATGCGGAACTCGTCATCCTCTCGGTGAATGGACGGTTGCTCGTCGATGACCTGCCCGCAAAGGGTGACGCCGAGAACGGAACCAGCACGCCGATCACCTTCCAGGACAAACCCAGTTCTACCGCGTCGCCGACGGCGCAGCCGAGCGTGTTGCCCGGCTCGCGCGTGCTCATCGTCCCGTGGTACCACCAGGCCTTCGCACTGAGTTGCGAGTCGGCGTCCCTGCGGATGGCCCTCGCGTACCAGGGGATCGCGACCACGGACGCCGCCGTCCTCAACATCATCGGGAGCGATTTGCGACCGCCGACTTTCGATAACGCCGGGATGCACTGGGGCGACCCCTTCGCCACCTTCGTAGGCAACGTCAGTGGAAGCGAGATCGCGTTGACCGGCTATGGCACCTACTACCCGACGATCGCGCGCGCCGCGGGCGTGCTCGGTGGTCGCGTCCTTCGGGCGGGCCAGGGCATTCCTCCTGCCGATGTCTACGCCGCGGTCCTGACCGGCCACCCCGTCGTCACGTGGGTCACCTACAAATGGGTCATCCAGCATCGGCGGGACTACACCGCCTTCGATGGTAGAAAGGTTGCCTACGCCGGCCCGGGGGAGCACGCCGTCGTGGTGGTTGGCGTGACCCCGACCCGCGTGCTCATCAACAATCCCGAGTCCGGGCCGGAATGGATTTCCAAGAGCACCTTCGAGCCCGTCTACGCGACGTACGACGACATGTCGGTGATCCTCGCTTGA
- a CDS encoding DUF4386 family protein produces MMMKTTMKRTDEEIPSGDRALLRVSATLLFAGVAASFLIGIFHPSQQNPNDHQAVFAEYASSSLWKAVHLGQFVGMALVIAGLLALFFALDVPTRKRGWIARFAAVSAVTALALYGVLQAVDGVALKQAVDHWVNAPDAEKAARFASAELVRWLEWGVRSYQELTLGLSLILFGIAIFWMARIPRPIGLLLGFSGLAYVVHGILLGYEGFSATGAMPQLAAYLFVIAAAVWLLISAWRPSRPL; encoded by the coding sequence ATGATGATGAAGACGACGATGAAGAGAACAGACGAAGAAATTCCTAGCGGTGACCGCGCCTTGCTCCGGGTATCAGCCACGCTCCTGTTCGCGGGCGTGGCGGCCTCCTTCTTGATCGGTATCTTCCACCCCAGCCAGCAAAATCCCAACGACCACCAGGCCGTCTTCGCCGAGTACGCGAGCAGCAGCCTATGGAAAGCTGTCCACCTTGGCCAGTTCGTTGGGATGGCGCTTGTCATCGCCGGACTGCTGGCGCTGTTCTTTGCTCTGGACGTCCCCACTCGCAAGCGCGGATGGATAGCTCGGTTCGCGGCGGTTTCCGCCGTTACCGCGCTCGCGCTTTATGGAGTTCTTCAAGCGGTGGATGGGGTCGCGCTGAAGCAGGCCGTTGATCATTGGGTCAACGCCCCTGACGCGGAGAAAGCCGCACGATTCGCGAGCGCTGAGTTGGTCCGCTGGCTCGAGTGGGGCGTCCGAAGCTACCAGGAACTCACGTTGGGCCTTTCCTTGATCCTCTTCGGGATCGCCATCTTCTGGATGGCCAGGATTCCCCGGCCGATTGGCTTGCTATTGGGGTTTTCGGGCCTCGCCTACGTCGTGCACGGGATTTTGCTGGGCTATGAAGGCTTCTCTGCAACAGGCGCGATGCCCCAGTTGGCCGCCTACCTGTTTGTGATTGCGGCGGCCGTCTGGCTTCTCATTAGCGCGTGGCGACCATCCCGCCCTTTGTAA
- a CDS encoding multicopper oxidase family protein, producing MQHTAGDPSDDLFPIETAGLPGALTPTAVRLRNGDRFQLRIAPVLKRIGNAEVRMLAYNGSIPGPALHVDQGSEVTVDVTNHGDIEATVHWHGLRLENRYDGVPHETQVPISVGATFTYRITFPDAGFYWYHPHVREDYGLEMGLYGTILVEPAEPAYWPPADRELTVTLDDVLLEGGRIAPFHKSGPTFTAMGRFGNILLVNGDTGLKGEAKRGEVVRLSLVNTANTRIFNFAVRGARMKLIGGDSGRYERETFVDEVLIAPSERAIVDVLFETEGNVSFEHRTPGHRYDLGVYTVFGVGGSAAQHAFDRLRLDPELTATRESITDYVERRPDKVLAFVSSMPLLYGGDAPAASAYACPMHPEVIESEPGRCPKCGMRLIPSSTSAMVGHQLHQDAIDRAGGDGIEWEDLMPEINRASNPSNMIWKVIDRETGAENGAISWAFDVGDRVKIRLVNEMDSDHPMHHPFHFHGAGRFLILSRDGQPETNLVWKDTVLVRAGQSIDILLDVSNPGRWMAHCHIAEHNQSGMMFSFDVRRRSEPVRL from the coding sequence ATGCAACACACGGCCGGGGACCCGTCCGACGACCTCTTCCCCATCGAGACGGCGGGACTCCCCGGCGCCTTAACCCCAACCGCCGTCCGTCTCAGAAACGGCGATCGATTCCAGCTCCGGATCGCCCCCGTGCTCAAGCGCATCGGGAACGCCGAGGTCCGGATGCTCGCCTACAACGGATCAATTCCGGGGCCGGCTTTGCACGTCGACCAGGGATCGGAGGTCACCGTGGACGTGACAAATCATGGCGACATCGAGGCAACGGTCCACTGGCACGGACTCAGGCTCGAGAACCGCTATGACGGCGTTCCGCACGAGACACAAGTCCCGATCAGCGTCGGTGCAACCTTCACCTACAGGATCACGTTTCCCGACGCTGGCTTCTATTGGTACCACCCGCACGTCCGTGAGGACTATGGGCTCGAAATGGGGCTATATGGAACGATCCTGGTCGAGCCTGCGGAACCGGCCTACTGGCCGCCAGCCGACCGCGAGCTGACGGTCACTCTGGACGACGTCCTGCTTGAAGGCGGACGGATCGCTCCCTTCCACAAGTCGGGCCCGACGTTCACAGCGATGGGTCGCTTCGGCAACATCCTGCTCGTCAACGGCGACACGGGGCTGAAGGGCGAGGCCAAGCGCGGTGAGGTGGTGCGCCTCTCTCTCGTTAATACGGCCAATACCCGGATCTTCAATTTCGCTGTCCGCGGAGCTCGGATGAAGCTCATCGGCGGTGACAGCGGGCGGTACGAGCGCGAGACTTTTGTCGATGAGGTGCTCATTGCGCCGTCGGAGCGCGCCATTGTCGACGTGCTGTTCGAGACGGAAGGCAACGTTTCGTTCGAGCACCGGACGCCGGGTCACAGATACGACCTTGGCGTCTATACGGTCTTCGGTGTCGGCGGCTCGGCGGCGCAACACGCCTTCGACCGCTTGCGCCTTGACCCGGAACTGACCGCGACTCGGGAATCGATTACGGACTACGTCGAAAGAAGACCCGACAAGGTGCTGGCCTTTGTCTCATCCATGCCCCTCCTGTACGGGGGCGACGCCCCGGCAGCCTCCGCCTACGCGTGTCCCATGCACCCGGAGGTCATCGAATCTGAGCCCGGGCGTTGCCCGAAATGCGGGATGAGGCTGATTCCGTCCAGCACATCGGCGATGGTGGGACACCAGTTGCACCAGGACGCCATAGACAGGGCTGGTGGCGACGGCATCGAGTGGGAAGATCTCATGCCCGAGATCAATCGGGCGTCCAATCCCAGCAACATGATCTGGAAAGTCATCGACCGGGAGACCGGTGCGGAGAACGGTGCGATTTCGTGGGCTTTCGATGTGGGCGACCGGGTAAAGATTCGGCTCGTCAATGAGATGGACTCGGATCATCCGATGCACCACCCCTTCCACTTCCACGGCGCCGGCCGGTTCCTCATCCTGTCCAGGGACGGCCAACCGGAGACCAATCTCGTCTGGAAGGACACGGTCCTCGTGCGCGCGGGCCAGTCCATCGACATCTTGCTGGACGTGTCGAATCCCGGTCGCTGGATGGCCCACTGCCACATTGCGGAACACAACCAGAGCGGGATGATGTTCAGCTTTGACGTGCGGCGGCGCTCTGAGCCGGTCCGCTTATGA
- a CDS encoding class I SAM-dependent methyltransferase, giving the protein MSDCCSPQGYRSIFSEKRAHAEARRYRRRGLDPTSRRIAEFLKEQGIGGRTLLEVGGGIGAIQIDLLRAGITRAVNIELTPTYEEAAQALLREAGLEDRVDRRIMDFAEATDAVEAADVVIMNRVICCYPDMPKLAGAAADHTREVLVMSFPKERWWTRAVISLGDLALRVARQQFQVFIHPPNKIIATAERHGLKMVSNQTSLIWEVASLRRTSALPAN; this is encoded by the coding sequence ATGAGTGACTGCTGTTCACCACAGGGCTACCGCTCGATCTTCAGCGAGAAGAGAGCGCACGCTGAGGCGCGGCGCTACCGGCGTCGCGGCCTCGATCCGACATCGCGACGTATCGCCGAGTTTTTGAAGGAACAGGGCATCGGAGGCCGCACCCTGCTCGAAGTGGGCGGCGGCATTGGCGCCATCCAGATCGACCTTCTGAGGGCCGGGATCACCCGGGCGGTGAACATCGAATTGACCCCTACCTATGAGGAGGCTGCGCAGGCCCTTCTGCGCGAGGCCGGGCTTGAGGATCGCGTTGATCGCAGGATCATGGACTTTGCTGAGGCGACGGATGCGGTGGAGGCGGCAGACGTCGTCATCATGAACCGCGTCATCTGTTGTTACCCCGACATGCCGAAGCTGGCCGGTGCCGCCGCCGACCACACCCGTGAAGTCCTCGTGATGAGCTTCCCCAAGGAGCGTTGGTGGACGAGGGCGGTGATAAGCCTGGGGGACCTCGCCCTGCGAGTAGCGCGCCAGCAGTTCCAGGTCTTTATCCACCCGCCCAACAAGATCATCGCCACGGCGGAGCGGCACGGCCTGAAGATGGTCTCCAACCAGACGAGCCTCATCTGGGAAGTCGCCAGTCTGCGCAGGACCAGCGCGCTACCGGCAAATTAG
- a CDS encoding DUF4383 domain-containing protein — translation MRGRSLVQTVALAFGVIYLLVGVLGLAPFVGGSYTQTNSNLLGFVPINLLHNIVHLVIGIAGIAAAGSLARSRQFCQVFGVVLILIGIVGIFVNNPLNLLPIGGFDVVIHLATGGILAYFGFVSATQPRPVVA, via the coding sequence ATGAGAGGTCGCTCACTTGTCCAGACCGTCGCGCTCGCGTTCGGAGTCATCTACCTGCTGGTGGGGGTGCTTGGACTGGCACCGTTCGTGGGAGGCAGCTACACGCAGACGAATAGCAACCTCCTCGGGTTTGTTCCGATCAATCTGCTGCACAACATCGTCCATCTCGTGATCGGCATCGCGGGCATTGCCGCGGCCGGCAGCCTCGCGCGTTCACGGCAGTTCTGCCAGGTCTTCGGTGTCGTCCTCATTCTGATCGGCATCGTGGGAATCTTCGTCAACAATCCCCTCAACCTGCTCCCGATTGGCGGATTTGACGTTGTCATTCACCTCGCGACCGGTGGAATCCTCGCGTATTTCGGTTTCGTTAGCGCGACGCAACCACGACCGGTCGTCGCATAA